Proteins from a genomic interval of Capsicum annuum cultivar UCD-10X-F1 chromosome 4, UCD10Xv1.1, whole genome shotgun sequence:
- the LOC107869543 gene encoding MDIS1-interacting receptor like kinase 2-like — protein MVPYMFFLGNLNNLSYLHLYDNQLPGSIPPEIGKLVNLVDVDLDTNQLTGHIPSKIGNLINAKYFYVFSNKLSGPIPAEIGKMESLEELSLHTNNLSGPIPKIIGNLTELKLLHLYSNQLFGPIPSELGNLKNLNDLEFSINQLTSPIPASFGNLRNLQMLFLRHNNLSVSIPKELTYWDNLVVLEMDENQFLGHLPEHLCHGGKLENYTVNNNKLTGPIPKSLSTCSSFKRVHFDNNSFTRNLSVAFGVYPELQFIDLSNNDFNGELDSNWLKYKSLTDLRVARNNISGSIPLENGNVKGFQGLDLSSNHLVRKILREF, from the coding sequence ATGGTCCCATATATGTTTTTTTTGGGGAATTTGAACAACTTGTCTTATTTGCATCTTTATGATAATCAGCTTCCAGGTTCCATTCCTCCAGAAATAGGAAAACTTGTCAATCTTGTTGATGTTGATCTTGATACAAATCAGTTAACAGGTCATATTCCTTCGAAAATAGGTAACTTGATCAATGCCAAATATTTCTATGTTTTCTCCAATAAATTGTCTGGTCCTATTCCTGCTGAAATAGGGAAGATGGAGTCACTTGAGGAGTTAAGCTTACACACAAACAATCTTTCTGGTCcaattcctaaaataataggaaacTTAACTGAGCTCAAACTCTTGCACCTTTATTCCAACCAACTTTTTGGTCCCATTCCTAGTGAATTGGGGAATTTAAAAAACCTGAATGATTTGGAATTTTCCATTAATCAACTTACTAGTCCAATTCCTGCTTCCTTTGGCAATTTGAGAAACTTGCAAATGTTGTTTCTCCGTCACAACAACCTTTCTGTTTCTATTCCAAAAGAACTTACATATTGGGATAATTTGGTTGTGCTGGAAATGGATGAAAATCAGTTTTTGGGCCATTTGCCTGAGCATCTTTGCCACGGCGGGAAACTTGAGAACTATACGGTAAATAATAACAAGCTGACAGGGCCAATACCAAAAAGCTTAAGCACGTGCTCGAGTTTCAAAAGGGTTCACTTTGATAACAATAGTTTCACCAGGAATTTATCTGTAGCTTTTGGTGTCTATCCTGAGCTTCAGTTCATTGATTTGAGCAACAATGATTTCAATGGTGAACTCGACAGCAACTGGTTGAAATACAAGAGTTTGACTGATTTGCGGGTTGCTAGAAATAACATTAGTGGTAGCATACCACTAGAGAATGGAAACGTTAAAGGGTTTCAAGGACTTGATCTTTCATCCAATCATTTGGTTAGGAAAATCCTTAGGGAATTCTGA